From one Chanodichthys erythropterus isolate Z2021 chromosome 3, ASM2448905v1, whole genome shotgun sequence genomic stretch:
- the ccdc47 gene encoding PAT complex subunit CCDC47, which translates to MRHLVFLLPALLLLLALPDTRGRYNDDFDDGEDIAEFDDNDFAEFEDVIEDPAADVEKEPPPRAAPSSTPIEDDEDEATVENEDGQDEFEDGDAQDQDMYSKYDNEEFEGYEKTNPSFKDTLIYREVPAHLQNSWESYYMEILMVTGLLAYIMNYIIGKNKNSRLAQAWFNSHRELLESNFALVGDDGTSKEATSTGKLNQENEHIYNLWCSGRVCCEGMLIQLKFLKRQDLLNVLARMMRPACDQVQIKVTLNDEDMDTFVFAVGSRKAMARMQKEMQDLSEFCGDKPKSGAKYGLPESLSILSEMGEVTDGVMDSKMVHYLTSHADKVESIHFSDQFSGPKVMQEEGQPLKLPETKKTLLFTFNVPGMGNTSPKDMDGLLPLMNMVIYSIDKVKKLRLNREGKQKADRNRARVEENFLKQTHAQRQEAAQTRREEKKRAEKERIMNEEDPDRQRRLEEAAQRREQKKLEKKQMKMKQIKVKAM; encoded by the exons ATGAGGCACTTGGTCTTCCTCCTCCCAGCCCTGCTGCTCCTTCTGGCCCTGCCGGACACTAGGGGGCGCTACAACGATGACTTTGATGACGGGGAGGACATCGCAGAGTTTGATGACAATGACTTTGCTGAGTTTGAGGATGTCATTGAGGACCCAGCAGCCGATGTGGAGAAAGAGCCACCGCCACGAGCAGCCCCCTCATCCACACCCATAGAGGACGACGAAGACGAGGCCACGGTGGAGAACGAAGACGGCCAGGATGAGTTCGAAGATGGCGACGCACAG GATCAAGACATGTACAGCAAATATGACAACGAGGAGTTTGAGGGCTACGAGAAGACTAACCCTTCATTCAAAGACACTCTTATATACAGAGAG gtCCCAGCACACCTGCAGAACAGCTGGGAGAGTTACTACATGGAGATCTTAATGGTCACCGGTCTTCTTGCTTATATTATGAACTACATAATTGGCAAAAACAAGAACAGCAGGCTTGCCCAGGCCTGGTTCAATTCCCACAGAGAACTTCTCGAGAGCAACTTTGCCCTCGTGG GGGACGATGGTACCAGTAAGGAGGCCACCAGTACAGGGAAGCTGAACCAGGAGAATGAGCACATCTATAACCTGTGGTGCTCAGGACGTGTTTGCTGTGAGGGGATGCTGATTCAGCTTAAG TTTCTGAAAAGACAGGACCTGCTGAATGTGCTGGCCAGGATGATGAGACCAGCCTGTGATCAAGTG CAAATTAAAGTGACTCTGAATGATGAGGACATGGACACGTTTGTGTTTGCCGTGGGGAGTCGGAAGGCCATGGCACGGATGCAGAAAGAGATGCAGGACCTG AGTGAGTTCTGTGGTGATAAGCCCAAATCAGGGGCTAAATATGGCCTCCCTGAATCTCTGTCTATTTTATCAGAGATGGGAGAGGTCACGGATGGAGTGATGGACAGCAAG ATGGTACATTACCTCACCAGTCATGCTGACAAGGTTGAGTCCATCCATTTTTCGGACCAATTCTCTGGTCCAAAAGTTATGCAAGA GGAGGGTCAGCCCTTAAAGCTGCCCGAGACCAAGaaaacactgctgtttacatttaacG TGCCTGGGATGGGTAACACATCTCCCAAAGATATGGATGGTCTGCTGCCTCTGATGAACATGGTGATCTACAGCATCGACAAGGTCAAGAAGCTCCGCCTCAACAGAGAG GGGAAGCAGAAAGCAGACAGGAACCGTGCTCGCGTGGAGGAGAACTTCCTGAAGCAAACTCACGCTCAACGACAGGAGGCCGCTCAGACGCGCCGggaagagaagaagagagcggAGAAGGAGAGGATCATGAATGAGGAGGATCCTGATAGACAGCGCCGCCTagag GAAGCTGCCCAACGTCGCGAGCAGAAGAAGCTGGAGAAGAAGCAGATGAAAATGAAGCAGATCAAAGTGAAAGCCATGtga